The genomic region AGTCCGAGGTCATCGTCACCAGCGCGCTCAGCGACTCCCAGCGGTCCCGGACCGCGCCCTTGCCGGCCGGCGGCTCGGGACTCCAGCCGGCGCCGGCCAGGACGCCGCGCACCGTCTCCTCCAGGTCGTCACCCGGGTCGCCCGCCTTGACCTGGCCGCGCAGCAGCATCGCCGCCTGCCGGATCTCGGTGCGCTCGAAGAACCGCTCGGCGCCCTTCAGCACCGCCGGGATCTTCCGCTCGGCGAGCGCCTGCTCGAAGTTCTCCGACTGGGCGTTGGTCCGGAAGAGCACCGCGATGTCGCGCAGCGCCGTACCGCCGTCCTTGAGGCGCTGGATCGCGCGGGCGACGGCGTCGGCCTCAGCGACCTCGTCGGAGTACTCGCGGTACGTCGGCTCCGGGCCCGGCTCGAGCTGGGAGCGCAGGGTGACCCGGCCGGGCAGTCCGGCCGAGCCGGTGGCGTCGAGCACCTTGTTCGCCACGTCGACGATCTGCGGCGTCGACCGGTAGTCGCGGACCAGCTTGACCACGGTCGCGTTCGGGTGCTTGGAGGCGAAGCGGACCAGGTTCTCCGGGTCGGCGCCGGCCCAGGAGTAGATGGTCTGGGCCGGGTCGCCGACCACGCAGACGTCGTCGCGGCCGCCGAGCCACAGGTTGAGCAGGCTCTGCTGCAGCGGGCTGACGTCCTGGTACTCGTCGACGACGAACGTGCGGTACTGGCGGCGGATCTCGGCCGCGACCCGCTCGTCCTCGGCCAGCAGGGCGACCGCGCAGAGCAGCACGTCCTCCAGGTCGATCCGGCCGCGCTCCAGCTTCACGTCCTCGTAGGCCGCGAAGATCCGCGCGATCGTGGCCGGGTCGAACGCGGCCAGCGCGCGGCCGGACCGGGGCGCGATCCGGGCGTAGTCGTCGGGCCGGACGTTGCTCACCTTCGCCCACTCGACCTCACCGGCCAGGTCGCGCAGCGCGGGCGTGTCCACCCGGACCCGGCAGCGCCCGGCCGCCTCGGTCAGCAGCGGGAACTTGCGGTCCGCGATCGGGGGCAGCTCGGAGCCGTACACCTTCGGCCAGAAGAACCTCGCCTGGCGCAGCGCGGCCGAGTGGAACGTGCGGGCCTGGACGCCGTCCGCGCCGAGCTGGGCGAGCCGGCCGCGCATCTCGCCGGCGGCGCGCTGGGTGAAGGTCACCGCGAGCACCCGGACCGGGTCGTACGTACCGGTGCGCACGCCGTACGCGATGCGGTGGGTGATCGCGCGGGTCTTGCCCGTGCCGGCCCCGGCCATCACCACGACCGGTCCGTGCAGGGCGGTGGCGACGGCGCGCTGCTCGGGGTCGAGGGCCTCGAGCAGGGCGTCGGCCGACCGGCTCGAGGCGACCTGTGTGATATCGCTCACGGGCTGAGACATGCGGGAACAGGACCCCTGTCGCTGTGGTTCTTCGCTAGGACGGGTCAACCCTAGACGGGCCGGCGGACAGCTTCGCGGCCCGGCCACGACAGAGACGGAGCGAGCCACGATGGCGGCATTCACGATGTACTCGACACCCTGGTGCGGTTACTGCCACCGGTTGAAGGGTCAGCTGAAGCGCGCCGGCATCGAGTTCACCGAGGTCGACATCGAGCAGGTGCCCGAGGCGGCGAAGCTGGTCGAGAAGATCAACAACGGCAACCAGACGGTTCCGACCGTGGTCTTCCCCGACGGCACCGCGATGACCAACCCCAGCCTGGCCCAGGTCGCGGAGAAGCTGGCCGCCTGACCCCTCCCCCCAGTACGACGAACGCGGCGCCGCGCCCCCTGGGCCGGCGCCGCGTCGTGCTGCTGGCTACCAGCTGCCCGGGAGCTCCTCGCCGTACCAGCCTTCGATGAGGCGGCGGGAGATCGAGATGTTGCCGGGCAGGGCGACGTCCTGGGACTGGATCTGGGCGCGCAGGTCGTCGCGGCTGAACCAGCGCGCGTCGACGATCTCGTCGGCGTCCACCTCGATGTCGAAGGCGGTGGCTCGGGCGTAGAAGCCGAGCATGAGGCTGGCGGGCAGCGGCCAGGGCTGGCTGCCGGCGTACTGGACGTCCGGGCCGACCACGACGCCGCTCTCCTCGAGCACCTCGCGGCGAACCGCGGCCTCCAGCGACTCACCGGGCTCGACGAAGCCGGCCAGGGTGGAGTAGCGGCCTTCGGGCCAGTTCTCGTTGCGGCCGAGCAGAGCGCGGTCCTGGTCGTCGGTGACCAGCACGATGATGGCCGGGTCGCTGCGCGGGAAGTGGTGCATTCCGCAGTTGGGGCAGTTCCGGAGGTGGCCGGCGTCCGCGACCTCGGTGTGGGCGCCGCAGTTCGAGCAGTGCGTGTTGACCGCGTGCCAGTTGACCAGGCCGACCACGTTGACCGCGATGCCGGCCTCCCGGTCGTCCAGCACGCCACCGATCTCCCGCAGGCCGGCGTACGACTCGTCCGGCTCCCCAGGCGACAGTACGGCGAACACAGCGCGCCCCTCGGCGGTCTGACCCGCCCCGGCCTCCCGGTCCATGCCCAGGAAGACCCTGGTGCCTTCCGGCGCCTCCGCCGGAGTCACGAAGCGCAGTGCGGTGCGCTCGGGCGTCACCGCGAGCTGGTCGCCCAGCACCAGCGCCACCTGCGTGTCCGGCGCGGCCCACGCCTTCTCCAGCCACCCCTCGTCCCGCCGGCGATCGGCAGCACGGTCCAGGACGGCACGGGACAGGGCGAGGGAACCTGGAGCGATCGAGTAGGCCACGGGCCCAACATATAGACCCCGGTCAGCGTGAGAGCATCCCGGCATGAGTATTCACATCGCCGCCGAGAAGGGGCAGATCGCTCCGCGGGTCCTGTTTCCCGGTGACCCGCTGCGGGCCCAGTGGATCGCCGAGGAGTACCTGACCGACGTGATCCAGTACAACCAGGTCCGGAACATGTTCGGCTTCACCGGCACCTACAAGGGTGAGCGGGTCTCCGTGCAGGGCTCCGGCATGGGTCAGCCGTCGGCCTCGATCTACGCAGGAGAGCTGTTCGCCGAGTACGACGTGCAGACGCTGATCCGGGTCGGCACCTGCGGCGCGCTGACCGAGAAGGTGAAGATCCGCGACGTGATCGTGGCGATGTCGGCCAGCACCGACTCGCAGATGAACCGGCTGCGCTTCCACGGCATCGACTACGCGCCGACGGCCGACTACCAGCTGCTGCGCGCCGCCGCCGACGCCGCCGCGGCCGCCGGGCTGAACGTGCACGTCGGCCAGGTGTTCTCCGGCGACCTGTTCTACAACGACCGGCCGGACCTGGTCTCGCGCACCGCGGAGTACGGCGTGCTGGGCATCGAGATGGAGGCGTCGGCGCTCTACACGCTGGCCGCCAAGTTCGGCCGGCGGGCGCTCGGCATCATGACGGTGTCCGACCACCTGATCACCAAGGAGGAGACGTCGGCCGAGGAGCGGCAGACCACCTTCTCCGAGATGATCACGATCGCGCTCGACGCGGCCGTCGAGGTGCCGGTCTGAACCGGTACGCCGTCACCTTGGTGAGCACTGCCCTGCTCATCGGTACCACGGCCTGCTCCAGCGACGACAGTTCGTCCAGTGAGGCCCCGGCCACCGCGACGTCCTCCGCGGTGAGCCAGGCGAGTCAGACCCCGTCGGCTCCGGCCGGCGACCTCTCCGCGTCTCAGGTGGTCTCCGGACTGACCGGCGCGGGCTACAAGTGCGGCAAGGACGGCGACTACGCCATCTGTACGGCGGCCCCGGTGGCCGTCTGGGTGCTGACCGGGAATCACAAGCGCCCACCGGTGGTGTCGCTGCACTCGCTCGGGACCGCCGAGCAGGCGACCACGGACATCGGCAAGGCGCTGCCCCGGGTGCTGGAGATCGCGCACATCGCTCCGGCGCAGCAGATCACCGAGTGGTTCGGTCAGCAGTCGGGCAAGACGGCCGCGAAGACCACCGCCGGTGACTGGCAGGTCGACTTGTCGGTCGAGGTGGACACCGAGGAGCCGGGCGCGCACCTGAGCCTGATGGACAAGCTCTGCACGGCGAACTGCCAGGCGGAGTAGCCCTCAGACCTTGCTGAGCCGGTCGCCGAGCAACTGCCTGAAGGCGTCGACCAGTCCCGGCCGGTAGCGCAGGTAGCGACGGGTGGAGCCGTCGTCGAGCAGCAGTTCGACGGCGGTCCCCCGCGGCTCACGGCGTACGTGCGCTGAGCGGACCCGGACGGCCTGGATGGTCTCCGGCGCCTTGGACATCTCGTTCAGGTCGTCGATGATGCCCTTGGCCTCGGCCCGGAGCTTGCGGCGGCCACCGCGGGTCAGCGCACTGCCGGTCATCCAGGCGACCCCGATCAGCGTGCCGACGAACTCCAGCGCGACCAGCAGGAGCGCGATGGCAAGCAGTACTCCGGCCGCGATCAGCAGGACCTTCACCAGGGCGTCGAGCTCGGCCTGCTTCGCCAGGAAGGCGAGTCCCAGGGCCACGCCCATCCAGATGGCGCACCACTGCGCCAGGTCGGGCCGTGACCCCTGGATCTGTCGCGCCGTCCAGCCATCCGCGCTGAACTCCAGATCCACCAGCCCACCAGGCTCGGACCGCACCCGCCTCACCGTTCTCACGCCCGGCAGGCTAACCCCCCACCCGGTCACAGCCCCCCAGAGCGCCGTACGGCGTCAGGAGCTGCTGGAGGCGGCTGCGGTGGAGCTGGCGACGATGGCCGCGGTGACGGCTGCCTGCATGTCCTGCACCGCGCGGCGTACGGCGGACGCGGCCCAGTCGGAGTCCGCGATCTCCTTCGCCCGGCGCTTGAGCTCCTTGCGGTCGACCGCGTCGGTGATCACCTTCGGCACCACGTTGAGCGCGCTCAGCAGGGCGATCAGCGCGCCGGTCCGCTCGTCCGGCTGGGTGCCCAGCTTCAGCACGTTGCCCAGCGCCGCCCGCAGGTCGCCCTCGTGCTGCGCGTCCTTGGCCGGCCAGCGGGTCACCGGGAACAGCCCCAGCACCTTGCTCTCGTCCGCCTCGAGGATGCCGCGCTGCGCCAGCCGCTGCAGCACCTCGTCCCGGAGCTTCTTGGACAGCTTGCCCATCACGTCCTTCGGCTTCTTGCCGGCCTTCTCGGCCAGGAACGCCAGCCGCGCGTCCAGCAGCGGATCACCGGTCGGCGAGGCGTCGGCGATCTTCAGCCGCCCCTCCTTGACCTCCTCCCCCGGCCCGGTGATGTCCACCTTGCCGAGCAGCGTCAGCTCGACCACCACGGCCCCGGCCAGCGCGTAGTCGAGCCCGGGCGACCCGGTCAGCGGCTTGCCGGTCTCGTCGTCGTACAGCAGCAGCAGCAACAGGTCCTCTGCGATCAACATGTGCACCAACCTAGGACGGCCCTCTTCCACCGGTCATCAGCCGCGCGGCCTACCTGCGAGGTCCCCCCGTCCGTCGAGGGCCCACCGGCCGGACCCCGGTTCAGCGGACTCCCGACGATCTACTAAGGTAAGCCTTAGCTAACAGGCCGCCCCCTCGAAAGCAGAGTCCGCCATGAGTCGTGTTGTGCCCGAACCGAGCTTCCGGCGGTACATCGCCGGGATCGGTACCCTCAGCCTTCGCCCGTTCGACCTGGACACCGACGTCCCGGTGCTGCACAGCTGGGTCACCCAGCCGTACGCGCGGTACTGGGGTCTGCTGGACGCGTCGGTCGCCGACGTGCACGCCGAGTACCTGCGGATCGAGCAGACCGGCCACCACCAGGCCTTGCTCGGTGAGCACGACGGCCGTCCGGCGTTCCTGATGGAGCGCTACAACCCGGCGTACGACGCGGTCGGGGCTGTGTACGACCAGGCGCCGGGGGACGTCGGCATGCACGTCCTGGTAGCACCGCCCGCGCCCGGCGAGCACCTGGCAGGGTTCACCGGCGCGGTGTTCGAGACGATTCTCGACTACCTGTTCAGCGATCCGCTGGTGGACCGGGTGGTGGTCGAGCCCGACGTGCGCAACACCAAGATCCAGGCGCTGAACGAGCGGATGGGGTTCCGCAAGCACAGCATCGTGCAGCTGCCGGACAAGCAGTCCTGGCTGAGCTTCTGCACCCGTGACCAGTACGCCGAAGCAGTCCAGATGAACGAGGCAGGCTGAGATGACCGACCCGACCGCACACCTGACCCCGGACAGCTGGGCCGCGGCCAACCGGGCCCTGGTCCGCAAGGCGCTGGCCGAGTTCACCCACGAGCGCATCCTCGAACCAGTGGCCACCGGCAACGGTTACACGCTGGCCAACGCGACCAGCGAGTACTACTTCGAGGCGCGGCGCTACCCGCTGTTCCACTGGGAGGTGGACGCCGCCAGCATCACGCGCACGATCGCCGGAGCCGACGCCCCGCTGGACGCGCTGGACTTCATCACCGAGTGGCACGACCAGCTCGGCATCGGCGCGGAGATGCTGCCGGTGTACCTGGAGGAGATCAGCAGCACGCTGGCGAGTACGGCGTACAAGCTGGCGAAGCCGGACGTCACCGCGGCCGACCTGGTCACCGCCGACTTCCAGACCATCGAGGCGGCGATGACCGAGGGCCACCCGTGCTTCGTAGCCAACAACGGCCGGCTCGGCTTCGGGGTGACGGACTACCGGGCCTTCGCACCCGAGGCGGGCCAGGCGGTCCGGCTGGCCTGGCTGGCCGTACGCAAGGACCGGGCGACGGTGTCGCACAGCTCGACGATCTCGTACGACGCGTTGCTGCGCGAGGAGCTGGGTACGCCGGTGCTGCAGCGGTTCGCGGAGCGGATCAGGGCGGTCGGCGAGGACCCGGCCGACTACCGGCTG from Kribbella flavida DSM 17836 harbors:
- a CDS encoding ATP-dependent DNA helicase UvrD2; translation: MSQPVSDITQVASSRSADALLEALDPEQRAVATALHGPVVVMAGAGTGKTRAITHRIAYGVRTGTYDPVRVLAVTFTQRAAGEMRGRLAQLGADGVQARTFHSAALRQARFFWPKVYGSELPPIADRKFPLLTEAAGRCRVRVDTPALRDLAGEVEWAKVSNVRPDDYARIAPRSGRALAAFDPATIARIFAAYEDVKLERGRIDLEDVLLCAVALLAEDERVAAEIRRQYRTFVVDEYQDVSPLQQSLLNLWLGGRDDVCVVGDPAQTIYSWAGADPENLVRFASKHPNATVVKLVRDYRSTPQIVDVANKVLDATGSAGLPGRVTLRSQLEPGPEPTYREYSDEVAEADAVARAIQRLKDGGTALRDIAVLFRTNAQSENFEQALAERKIPAVLKGAERFFERTEIRQAAMLLRGQVKAGDPGDDLEETVRGVLAGAGWSPEPPAGKGAVRDRWESLSALVTMTSDFAAAHPEAGLADLMAELDRRASIQHAPLAEGVTLATLHTAKGLEWECVFIVGAHEGTLPISYAQTPAQVEEERRLFYVGVTRAKRQLFISWSTSRSPGGRGQRGPTRFLDPVGVRGATRPASEWQPSPGRTGRERSDKPIPKCRVCGRGLLEAGARKLGRCEDCPSQMDQKLYDALFEWRAERAAEENMPAFVVFTDATLTAIAEARPTDERELLRIPGIGRTKLTKYGEPVITICTRQ
- a CDS encoding mycoredoxin, producing MAAFTMYSTPWCGYCHRLKGQLKRAGIEFTEVDIEQVPEAAKLVEKINNGNQTVPTVVFPDGTAMTNPSLAQVAEKLAA
- the nudC gene encoding NAD(+) diphosphatase, whose protein sequence is MAYSIAPGSLALSRAVLDRAADRRRDEGWLEKAWAAPDTQVALVLGDQLAVTPERTALRFVTPAEAPEGTRVFLGMDREAGAGQTAEGRAVFAVLSPGEPDESYAGLREIGGVLDDREAGIAVNVVGLVNWHAVNTHCSNCGAHTEVADAGHLRNCPNCGMHHFPRSDPAIIVLVTDDQDRALLGRNENWPEGRYSTLAGFVEPGESLEAAVRREVLEESGVVVGPDVQYAGSQPWPLPASLMLGFYARATAFDIEVDADEIVDARWFSRDDLRAQIQSQDVALPGNISISRRLIEGWYGEELPGSW
- the deoD gene encoding purine-nucleoside phosphorylase, whose translation is MSIHIAAEKGQIAPRVLFPGDPLRAQWIAEEYLTDVIQYNQVRNMFGFTGTYKGERVSVQGSGMGQPSASIYAGELFAEYDVQTLIRVGTCGALTEKVKIRDVIVAMSASTDSQMNRLRFHGIDYAPTADYQLLRAAADAAAAAGLNVHVGQVFSGDLFYNDRPDLVSRTAEYGVLGIEMEASALYTLAAKFGRRALGIMTVSDHLITKEETSAEERQTTFSEMITIALDAAVEVPV
- a CDS encoding GOLPH3/VPS74 family protein translates to MLIAEDLLLLLLYDDETGKPLTGSPGLDYALAGAVVVELTLLGKVDITGPGEEVKEGRLKIADASPTGDPLLDARLAFLAEKAGKKPKDVMGKLSKKLRDEVLQRLAQRGILEADESKVLGLFPVTRWPAKDAQHEGDLRAALGNVLKLGTQPDERTGALIALLSALNVVPKVITDAVDRKELKRRAKEIADSDWAASAVRRAVQDMQAAVTAAIVASSTAAASSSS
- a CDS encoding GNAT family N-acetyltransferase — protein: MSRVVPEPSFRRYIAGIGTLSLRPFDLDTDVPVLHSWVTQPYARYWGLLDASVADVHAEYLRIEQTGHHQALLGEHDGRPAFLMERYNPAYDAVGAVYDQAPGDVGMHVLVAPPAPGEHLAGFTGAVFETILDYLFSDPLVDRVVVEPDVRNTKIQALNERMGFRKHSIVQLPDKQSWLSFCTRDQYAEAVQMNEAG